From the genome of Candidatus Angelobacter sp., one region includes:
- a CDS encoding Minf_1886 family protein, producing the protein MQAPSFEEAIEQIVAGDARFQREAYFFVREALDHTQKMVGKAPKKEEVRHVTGQQLLNGIRDYALQQFGPMAMTVLDTWGIRSCEHFGEIVFNMVETKVLSKTENDSRDDFKNGYDFHEAFRKPFLPASRVNAPQAETRRS; encoded by the coding sequence ATGCAAGCACCCAGTTTCGAGGAAGCGATTGAACAAATAGTGGCAGGAGACGCGCGTTTCCAGCGCGAGGCCTATTTTTTTGTCCGCGAGGCGCTTGATCACACACAGAAGATGGTTGGCAAGGCGCCAAAGAAGGAGGAGGTCCGCCACGTCACCGGCCAGCAACTGCTCAATGGCATCCGCGATTACGCCCTGCAACAGTTCGGGCCGATGGCGATGACAGTGCTGGATACCTGGGGCATCCGCAGTTGCGAACACTTCGGCGAAATTGTCTTCAACATGGTCGAGACAAAAGTGCTGTCCAAAACGGAGAATGACAGTCGCGATGATTTCAAGAACGGCTATGATTTTCACGAAGCATTTCGCAAACCCTTTTTGCCCGCGTCCCGGGTCAACGCTCCGCAGGCTGAGACCCGCCGGAGCTGA